In Solenopsis invicta isolate M01_SB chromosome 1, UNIL_Sinv_3.0, whole genome shotgun sequence, one genomic interval encodes:
- the LOC120358842 gene encoding uncharacterized protein LOC120358842 produces the protein MTYYDACFNIQHGSGRQSGIKRVYVGASNQRGCNNSIVTKSTKGPNIGPLSRIRRANLAINTKSSVVSKCINKHNKAYGSQRLQPAYNQYTRKAQDTAVITGLARNSQHRQGHRGQHSYVIGADITMMYRQVLVEPSQRAYQRILWREDSSHCIDTYELNTVTYGMASSPFLAIKCLFSLADKHQETYPKAATIIRKFMYVDDLLFGASSKEEDIQLAKDVSYILSSGCFELRKWISNEPQILEDIGISNSDQQVIEIGEAGATKTLGLSWLCTNDELIYYVKLELDKRPATKRTMLSVIARLFDSIGLIGPCIIITKVMLQKLWKLKLSWDDELPVDLQSEWSQFLKELTYINDIRIPRQICCSSPQCVQIHGFSDASEAAYGGCIYIRSVNTAGSTFVQLLCARSRVAPLKPLTMPKLELSAAHLFVKLIAKIKTALDLNIDSVHYWSDSTFILSWIRFEPHRLQTFVRNRVTDIQALSSASNWKHIPSSENPADLLSRGVSPRTLTDSNLWWHGPTWLAESEDQWPTQNNDIPINLPEVKESRLKISVLHSQRGGSSSSQNHANKISTTGIVPEEIHALSIGKIIGTRNKISSLNPFLHKDNTLRVGGRLRHADFDFDKKHPIILAAKHPLKLIFEDEHKRLLHLGPQALLSQIREKYWPIADPKESQMADLPHDRVSPTPVFYNVGTDYTGPFIIKDRKGRGCKTHKAYICLFICMATKAIHLELVSDLTSENFILALRRFTARRGRPGKISSDNGTNFVGACSELKLLGEFLTSNEGELQNRLVSEGINWSFIPAYAPHFGGIWEAGIKSTKYHLQRVIGKELLTFEEFYSLLTQIEAILNSRPLSLMSSHPMDLQPLTPAHFIVGRTLTTVPCPDLTDVNQNRLSRYQRIQQMQQNFWKRWSKEFVSELQCRSKWKSNIGALKVGDLVLVKDDNAPPLHWQLGRVSELYPGADSVKRAATIRTSEGVVRRAVVKLSPLPIETKSTNIRIDQSNNDKLQHN, from the exons ATGACATATTACGATGCGTGTTTCAATATTCAACACGGTAGCGGTAGACAAAGTGGCATCAAACGCGTCTATGTAGGCGCCTCAAATCAACGCGGTTGTAACAATAGCATCGTTACGAAG TCCACTAAAGGCCCAAACATTGGTCCTTTGAGCCGGATACGACGAGCGAATCTCGCAATCAACACAAAATCGTCTGTCGTGTCAAAATGCATTAATAAGCATAACAAAGCATACGGGTCGCAGCGGTTGCAACCGGCGTACAATCAGTACACAAGGAAGGCACAGGATACAGCGGTTATCACTGGCTTAGCACGCAATTCACAGCATCGGCAAGGACATAGAGG ACAGCATTCATACGTCATAGGTGCAGACATTACGATGATGTACCGCCAAGTACTGGTAGAGCCATCGCAACGCGCGTATCAGCGAATCCTTTGGAGAGAAGATTCATCACATTGCATAGACACATATGAACTAAACACTGTTACATATGGAATGGCGTCAAGCCCCTTTTTGGCAATCAAGTGCCTGTTTAGCTTAGCTGACAAACATCAAGAAACATATCCTAAGGCAGCAACTATCATACGCAAATTTATGTATGTAGACGATTTGCTGTTTGGCGCATCGTCAAAGGAGGAAGATATTCAACTCGCAAAGGATGTATCATACATTTTGTCATCAGGATGTTTCGAACTTCGCAAATGGATATCCAACGAACCGCAAATACTTGAAGACATCGGAATTTCTAACAGCGACCAGCAAGTTATTGAGATAGGTGAAGCAGGAGCTACAAAAACTTTAGGACTATCTTGGTTATGTACCAATGATGAGTTAATATATTATGTCAAGTTAGAGTTAGACAAAAGACCGGCCACCAAACGAACTATGTTATCAGTAATTGCTCGTCTTTTTGACTCAATAGGACTTATCGGTCCTTGCATCATTATCACCAAAGTCATGTTGCAGAAATTGTGGAAGCTGAAACTCTCGTGGGACGATGAGCTCCCGGTTGATTTGCAATCCGAATGGTCGCAATTTCTTAAAGAGCTTACTTACATTAACGACATTCGCATTCCTCGGCAAATTTGCTGCTCATCACCACAGTGTGTTCAAATCCACGGATTTTCGGATGCGAGCGAAGCAGCGTACGGAGGCTGCATATACATTCGGTCAGTAAATACAGCAGGGTCAACATTTGTTCAACTATTATGCGCCAGATCAAGAGTTGCGCCTTTGAAGCCACTTACAATGCCCAAACTCGAATTAAGTGCCGCGcatctttttgtaaaattaatagcCAAAATCAAGACAGCATTAGACTTGAACATCGACTCCGTGCATTACTGGAGTGATTCGACTTTCATTCTCAGTTGGATACGATTTGAGCCACATCGACTTCAAACATTTGTACGCAATCGAGTGACTGACATACAAGCGTTATCTTCGGCAAGTAATTGGAAACATATTCCATCATCAGAAAATCCAGCCGACTTACTGTCTCGGGGAGTGTCTCCGAGGACATTAACTGATTCAAATTTATGGTGGCATGGGCCAACTTGGTTGGCAGAGAGCGAAGATCAATGGCCTACACAGAACAATGATATTCCTATCAATTTACCCGAGGTGAAAGAATCAAGGCTCAAAATCAGTGTCTTACACTCACAA CGCGGAGGAAGTTCATCAAGCCAAAATCACGCTAATAAGATTAGCACAACTGGAATCGTTCCAGAGGAAATCCACGCGTTATCTATAGGCAAGATAATAGGAACTCGAAACAAGATTTCAAGTTTGAATCCTTTCTTACACAAGGACAACACACTCAGAGTAGGAGGGCGTTTAAGACATGCGGACTTTGATTTTGACAAGAAACATCCAATAATATTGGCGGCCAAGCACCCTCTAAAACTCATTTTTGAGGATGAACATAAGCGATTGCTGCATCTCGGCCCTCAAGCATTGCTATCACAAATCAGAGAGAAATACTGGCCCATTGCAG ACCCAAAGGAATCACAAATGGCGGATTTGCCACACGATCGCGTGTCACCGACTCCTGTTTTCTATAACGTAGGCACAGATTATACTGGACCctttatcataaaggatcgTAAAGGAAGAGGATGTAAGACGCACAAGGCGTACATCTGTTTATTTATCTGCATGGCTACCAAGGCCATCCATTTGGAGCTGGTGTCTGATCTCACCAGCGAAAACTTCATTTTGGCACTGCGCAGATTTACAGCTCGTCGCGGACGACCAGGCAAGATATCATCCGATAACGGCACCAATTTTGTTGGGGCCTGTTCAGAGTTAAAACTTCTCGGTGAGTTTCTCACATCGAATGAAGGCGAATTGCAGAATCGTCTTGTATCAGAAGGAATTAATTGGAGCTTTATACCTGCCTATGCGCCGCATTTTGGCGGCATATGGGAGGCTGGTATAAAATCAACCAAGTACCATTTACAACGTGTCATCGGAAAGGAGCTACTAAcgtttgaagaattttatagtttattgaCGCAAATAGAGGCGATACTAAATTCCAGACCCCTATCTCTAATGTCATCGCATCCCATGGACTTGCAGCCGCTCACGCCTGCCCATTTCATCGTTGGACGGACATTGACAACCGTGCCTTGTCCAGATCTAACCGACGTCAATCAGAATCGTCTCTCTCGTTATCAACGGATACAACAGATGCAGCAGAATTTCTGGAAACGATGGTCTAAGGAATTCGTTTCGGAGTTACAATGTCGTTCAAAGTGGAAATCTAACATCGGCGCTCTCAAAGTAGGCGATTTAGTATTGGTGAAGGATGACAACGCACCTCCTTTGCATTGGCAGCTCGGCAGAGTAAGTGAGTTGTACCCGGGAGCCGACTCTGTAAAGCGGGCAGCAACCATTCGCACGTCTGAAGGAGTTGTGCGTCGTGCTGTAGTCAAGCTAAGTCCTCTACCCATAGAGACCAAGTCAACAAACATTAGAATCGATCAGTCCAACAACGATAAATTACAGCATAATTAA